In Roseomonas fluvialis, one genomic interval encodes:
- a CDS encoding DUF3830 family protein, giving the protein MADVIIDIGGEIFEAVYESKDAPKTVARFCDFIPYSNRIIHVRWSGEACWIPMGDYDLGLSFENATSHPAPGHVIVYPGGVSETEILIAYGPTAFASKAGPLAGNHVLTITGGLDRLAVIGRSVLWDGAKPITFRPA; this is encoded by the coding sequence ATGGCGGACGTCATCATCGATATCGGCGGCGAGATCTTCGAAGCCGTCTACGAAAGCAAGGACGCGCCCAAGACCGTCGCGCGGTTCTGCGACTTCATCCCCTACAGCAACCGCATCATCCATGTGCGCTGGTCAGGCGAGGCGTGCTGGATCCCGATGGGCGACTACGACCTCGGCCTGTCCTTCGAGAACGCGACGTCCCACCCGGCACCTGGCCACGTCATCGTCTATCCGGGCGGGGTCAGCGAGACCGAAATCCTGATCGCCTATGGCCCGACCGCCTTCGCGTCCAAGGCTGGCCCGCTCGCAGGCAACCATGTTCTGACCATCACGGGTGGACTGGATCGCCTGGCAGTGATCGGCCGGTCGGTGCTGTGGGACGGCGCTAAGCCGATCACCTTTCGCCCGGCGTAA
- a CDS encoding Ppx/GppA phosphatase family protein, translated as MTDHAPQFAATALPETAPPAASRVEHGPAPFAALDLGTNNCRLLMAAPTSSGFRVVDSFSRIVRLGEGLANTGRLAEPAMERAAAALRACADKLARRQVRRLEAVATEACRRAENGPAFLARITAETGLRLRVISAREEAELAMESCAPLLEAGDRRALLFDIGGGSTEIAWIRVPADGVPELIGYVSLPLGVVTLAERAGNSCFTEHGFFEVVDEVAAYLARFDQVHRIGQEIRAGGVRLMGTSGTVTTLAGVAMALPRYRRPLVDGKTLDCEAADLALGDLFALGREGLAAHPCVGPERVEFVLPGCAVYAAIRRVWPTPRLTVADRGLREGMLTRMIRAERGGRRRAR; from the coding sequence ATGACCGACCACGCGCCCCAGTTCGCCGCCACCGCATTGCCCGAGACGGCGCCGCCGGCGGCTTCGCGCGTGGAGCACGGGCCGGCGCCCTTCGCGGCACTGGACCTCGGGACCAATAATTGCCGGCTGTTGATGGCGGCCCCGACCTCCTCCGGGTTCCGGGTGGTCGATTCCTTCAGCCGCATCGTGCGGCTCGGCGAGGGGCTCGCGAATACCGGTCGGCTCGCGGAACCGGCGATGGAACGGGCCGCGGCGGCGCTGCGCGCCTGCGCCGACAAGCTGGCGCGCCGCCAGGTGCGGCGGCTGGAAGCGGTGGCGACCGAGGCCTGCCGCCGCGCCGAGAACGGCCCGGCCTTCCTCGCGCGGATCACCGCGGAGACCGGGCTGCGGCTGCGCGTCATCTCGGCGCGCGAGGAAGCCGAGCTCGCGATGGAATCCTGCGCGCCGCTGCTGGAAGCCGGCGACCGGCGCGCCCTGCTGTTCGACATCGGCGGCGGATCGACCGAGATCGCCTGGATCCGCGTGCCGGCGGATGGGGTGCCGGAACTGATCGGCTATGTCTCGCTGCCGCTCGGCGTGGTGACGCTTGCCGAGCGCGCCGGCAACTCCTGCTTCACCGAGCACGGCTTCTTCGAGGTGGTGGACGAGGTGGCCGCCTACCTTGCGCGGTTCGACCAGGTGCACAGGATCGGGCAGGAGATCCGCGCCGGCGGGGTGCGGCTGATGGGCACCTCGGGCACCGTCACCACGCTGGCGGGGGTGGCGATGGCGCTGCCGCGCTACCGGCGGCCATTGGTGGATGGCAAGACGCTGGACTGCGAGGCGGCGGACCTGGCGCTCGGCGACCTGTTCGCGCTGGGGCGCGAAGGGCTGGCGGCGCACCCCTGCGTGGGGCCGGAACGGGTGGAATTCGTCCTGCCAGGCTGCGCGGTCTATGCCGCGATCCGGCGGGTGTGGCCGACGCCGCGGCTGACGGTCGCGGACCGTGGCCTGCGGGAGGGAATGCTGACGCGGATGATCCGTGCGGAGCGGGGCGGGCGGCGGCGGGCGCGGTAG
- a CDS encoding RlmE family RNA methyltransferase gives MAKTPPGSRGMTTRLKTAEGRSTASQRWLTRQLNDPYVKAAKERGLRSRAAFKLLEMDEKLHLLKPGMRVVDLGAAPGGWTQVAVQAVGPRGQVVAIDILPMDPVAGATVLQGDFQEEEAEARVIAAMGGRADLVLSDMAPNTTGHTSTDHLRIMGLAEIALDFAQRVLAPGGAFAAKVLQGGTEAEMLAVLKRDFVSVKHVKPPASRKDSAEMYVVGVGFRGALAL, from the coding sequence ATGGCGAAGACCCCCCCCGGCAGCCGGGGCATGACCACGCGGCTGAAGACCGCCGAGGGGCGTTCCACCGCCTCGCAGCGGTGGCTGACGCGGCAGTTGAACGACCCGTATGTGAAGGCGGCGAAGGAGCGCGGGCTGCGGTCCCGCGCGGCGTTCAAGCTGCTGGAGATGGACGAGAAGCTGCACCTGCTGAAGCCCGGGATGCGGGTGGTGGATTTGGGTGCCGCGCCTGGTGGTTGGACGCAGGTTGCGGTGCAGGCGGTGGGGCCGCGCGGCCAGGTCGTCGCGATCGATATCCTGCCGATGGACCCGGTGGCGGGTGCGACCGTGCTGCAGGGCGACTTCCAGGAGGAGGAGGCCGAGGCCCGCGTGATCGCGGCCATGGGTGGGCGGGCGGACCTGGTGCTGTCGGACATGGCGCCGAACACCACGGGGCATACCTCGACCGACCATCTGCGGATCATGGGGCTGGCGGAGATCGCCCTGGATTTCGCGCAGCGCGTGCTGGCGCCGGGCGGGGCGTTTGCGGCCAAGGTGCTGCAGGGGGGCACGGAGGCGGAGATGCTGGCGGTGCTCAAGCGGGATTTTGTCAGTGTGAAGCACGTGAAGCCGCCGGCGAGCCGGAAGGACAGTGCGGAGATGTATGTGGTGGGGGTGGGGTTTCGGGGGGCTTTAGCGCTTTAG
- a CDS encoding Txe/YoeB family addiction module toxin, which produces MKVWFTAEGWEDYLHWTTTDRDTHQRINDMIEDTRRHPCTGLGKPEPLKGPLAGFWSRRITREHRLVYRVAGKAGEDQRIEVVQCRYHYG; this is translated from the coding sequence GTGAAGGTCTGGTTCACGGCCGAAGGCTGGGAGGACTACCTGCACTGGACCACCACCGACCGCGACACCCACCAGCGCATCAACGACATGATCGAGGACACGCGCCGCCACCCCTGCACGGGGCTCGGCAAGCCGGAACCGCTGAAGGGACCGCTGGCGGGGTTCTGGTCGCGACGCATCACGCGGGAGCACCGGCTGGTGTACCGCGTGGCAGGGAAGGCGGGGGAGGACCAGCGGATCGAGGTGGTGCAGTGTAGGTATCACTATGGGTGA
- a CDS encoding type II toxin-antitoxin system Phd/YefM family antitoxin: protein MSTLSYTELRSNLARTMDEAIATRDAILVTRQGGKGNVVLMAEAEFRSWQETIHLLSAPANAARLLRSVASAEAGDAAERDLAPPPRTLRR, encoded by the coding sequence ATGAGCACGTTGTCCTACACCGAACTGCGCAGCAACCTCGCCCGCACCATGGACGAGGCCATTGCCACCCGCGACGCCATCCTGGTCACCCGCCAGGGCGGCAAGGGCAACGTCGTCCTGATGGCCGAGGCCGAATTCCGGTCCTGGCAGGAAACCATCCACCTGCTCTCCGCCCCGGCCAACGCGGCGCGGCTGCTGCGGTCCGTCGCGTCGGCCGAGGCCGGCGACGCCGCCGAGCGCGACCTGGCCCCGCCCCCGCGCACCCTCCGCCGGTGA
- the guaB gene encoding IMP dehydrogenase has translation MAPDTTPPSSRTGLSRIEEAYAFDDVLLVPAYSTVLPSQTDTRTRMTREITLNIPLIAAAMDTVTEANMAIAMAQSGGIGVIHKNLSPEDQAAQVRQVKKYESGMVVNPLTVHPDQTLAEVRALQDRHRISGIPVVERGSGRLVGIITNRDVRFATDPNLRVYELMTRENLITAGPEVTPDQARALLHKHRIEKLLVVDDAFRCVGLVTVKDMDKAHANPNAVKDAMGRLRVAAATGVGEDGLRRAELLVAAEVDVVVVDTAHGHSHGVMEAVERIKRLSNSVQVVAGNIATPEGALALIDAGADAVKIGIGPGSICTTRIVAGVGVPQLTAVMESAAAARERGVPAIADGGIRSSGDLAKALAAGADCAMMGSVFAGTDEAPGEVFLYQGRSYKSYRGMGSLGAMARGSADRYFQAEVQDSLKLVPEGVEGRVGYKGPVGAVLHQMVGGLRAAMGYTGCATIPDLQANARFRRITGAGLRESHVHDVAVTREAPNYRAEG, from the coding sequence ATGGCCCCCGACACCACCCCCCCGTCGTCCCGCACTGGCCTCAGCCGGATCGAGGAGGCCTATGCCTTCGACGACGTGCTGCTGGTGCCGGCCTATTCCACCGTCCTGCCCTCCCAGACCGACACGCGCACGCGCATGACGCGGGAGATCACGCTGAACATCCCGCTGATCGCGGCCGCGATGGACACCGTGACCGAGGCGAACATGGCGATCGCCATGGCGCAGTCCGGCGGCATTGGCGTGATCCACAAGAACCTGTCCCCCGAGGACCAGGCCGCCCAGGTGCGCCAGGTTAAGAAGTACGAATCGGGCATGGTGGTGAATCCGCTGACCGTGCACCCCGACCAGACCCTGGCCGAGGTCCGCGCCCTGCAGGACCGGCACCGCATCAGCGGCATTCCGGTGGTCGAGCGTGGGTCGGGCCGGCTTGTCGGTATCATCACCAACCGCGACGTGCGCTTCGCCACCGACCCGAACCTGCGGGTCTATGAGTTGATGACGCGCGAGAACCTGATCACTGCCGGCCCCGAGGTCACGCCCGACCAGGCCCGCGCCCTGCTGCACAAGCACCGGATCGAGAAGCTGCTGGTGGTGGACGATGCCTTCCGCTGCGTCGGGCTGGTCACCGTGAAGGACATGGACAAGGCGCACGCCAACCCGAATGCGGTGAAGGATGCGATGGGCCGGCTGCGCGTCGCGGCCGCGACGGGGGTCGGCGAGGACGGGCTGAGGCGCGCCGAACTGCTGGTCGCGGCCGAGGTGGACGTGGTGGTCGTCGATACCGCCCACGGCCATTCCCACGGCGTGATGGAAGCGGTCGAGCGCATCAAGCGCCTGTCCAACTCCGTGCAGGTGGTGGCCGGCAACATCGCGACGCCGGAGGGCGCGCTGGCGCTGATCGATGCGGGGGCGGATGCGGTCAAGATCGGGATCGGCCCGGGGTCCATCTGCACCACGCGCATCGTCGCTGGCGTGGGCGTGCCGCAGCTGACGGCGGTGATGGAATCGGCCGCGGCGGCGCGCGAACGCGGCGTGCCGGCCATTGCCGATGGCGGCATCCGGTCCTCCGGGGACCTGGCCAAGGCGCTCGCCGCCGGAGCCGATTGCGCGATGATGGGCAGCGTGTTTGCTGGCACGGACGAGGCGCCGGGCGAGGTGTTCCTGTATCAGGGCCGGTCCTACAAATCCTATCGCGGCATGGGTTCGCTGGGCGCCATGGCGCGCGGGTCGGCGGACCGCTACTTCCAGGCCGAGGTGCAGGACAGCCTCAAGCTGGTGCCCGAGGGCGTGGAGGGTCGGGTCGGCTACAAGGGCCCGGTCGGCGCGGTGCTGCACCAGATGGTCGGCGGCCTGCGCGCGGCCATGGGCTATACGGGCTGCGCCACCATCCCTGACCTGCAGGCCAATGCGCGATTCCGCCGCATCACCGGGGCCGGCCTGCGTGAGAGCCACGTGCACGACGTGGCGGTGACGCGGGAGGCGCCGAACTATCGCGCGGAGGGGTAG
- a CDS encoding haloacid dehalogenase type II has product MSAPEAVVFDAYGTLLDIDAAMAAHAPRLGDRWPLLSAEWRSKQLEYTWVRSLTGAAHHEDFWLCTRDALAFVLARHGIADAALARDLMEAYRVLPAYPEVPEMLRAVREQGISTAILSNGTPGMLADALAHAGIARLIDEVLSVEEVGVFKPDPRVYRLASRQYGCPPDRLVFISANAWDAQAAHAFNMRVVRVNRADAPDEYGLAATGVPVLRDLSGLQDLIA; this is encoded by the coding sequence ATGTCCGCGCCCGAAGCGGTCGTCTTTGACGCCTATGGAACCTTGCTCGACATCGATGCCGCCATGGCCGCCCATGCGCCGCGGCTGGGCGACCGATGGCCGCTGCTGTCGGCCGAATGGCGGTCGAAGCAACTTGAATACACCTGGGTGCGCAGCCTGACCGGCGCGGCCCATCACGAGGATTTCTGGCTGTGCACCCGCGATGCGCTGGCCTTCGTGCTGGCGCGGCACGGCATTGCCGATGCCGCGCTGGCGCGCGACCTGATGGAGGCCTACCGCGTGCTGCCTGCCTATCCCGAAGTGCCCGAGATGCTGCGCGCCGTGCGCGAACAGGGCATCTCCACCGCCATCCTGTCGAACGGCACGCCGGGCATGCTGGCCGATGCGCTGGCCCATGCCGGCATCGCCAGGCTGATCGACGAGGTGCTGAGCGTGGAGGAGGTGGGCGTCTTCAAGCCGGACCCACGTGTGTATCGACTGGCCAGCAGGCAATATGGCTGCCCGCCGGACCGCCTGGTGTTCATCTCGGCCAATGCCTGGGACGCGCAGGCGGCGCATGCGTTCAACATGCGCGTGGTGCGGGTGAACCGGGCCGATGCGCCGGATGAATACGGGCTGGCGGCCACGGGCGTGCCGGTGCTGCGCGATCTCTCCGGCCTGCAAGACCTGATCGCGTGA
- a CDS encoding RsmB/NOP family class I SAM-dependent RNA methyltransferase — protein sequence MTPSARVAAAIALLGALEDQCFAPGARRRPADAVAADFFRDRRFIGGGDRRAVAEMAWGVVRQRLRLDWHLSRIGMAATPRLLVLARMLLDGDKSGAGDDHGRTRQAAEAVFDGTHYGPPVLDAGERRAAAALAGRPLVDRAMPDGPRLNLPDWVLPSFRQRFGDALAAEAAALEGDAPVDLRANLLKTDRGRAAALLAGEGIGSTPTPFSPWGLRLPARRPITGAAAYREGLVEVQDEGSQLIALLADARPGMRVADYCAGAAGKTLAMAATMGNRGKITACDTSAARLEGAAKRLKRAGVDNAERHLLEPGDRWAKRRAGSFDRVLVDAPCTGTGTWRRNPDARLRTQPADLAELVAVQHDILVRAAELVRPGGRLIYATCSLLPEENEAQMDRFLAQAAGFAPVPLDGLWGALLPGVAAPCAGPWLSLSPGAQGTDGFFCAVLERAA from the coding sequence GTGACCCCTTCGGCACGGGTGGCGGCGGCGATCGCGCTGCTGGGCGCGCTCGAGGACCAATGCTTCGCCCCCGGCGCGCGGCGGCGCCCGGCTGATGCGGTGGCGGCGGATTTCTTCCGTGACCGCCGCTTCATCGGTGGCGGAGATCGGCGCGCGGTGGCCGAGATGGCCTGGGGCGTGGTGCGGCAGCGGTTGCGGCTGGACTGGCACCTGTCGCGCATCGGCATGGCGGCGACGCCGCGGTTGCTGGTGCTGGCGCGGATGCTGCTCGATGGGGACAAGTCGGGCGCGGGGGATGACCACGGCCGCACGCGCCAGGCCGCCGAGGCCGTGTTCGATGGCACGCATTACGGCCCGCCGGTGCTCGACGCCGGGGAACGGCGCGCCGCGGCGGCGCTGGCCGGTCGGCCGCTGGTGGACCGTGCCATGCCCGACGGGCCGCGGTTGAACCTGCCGGATTGGGTGCTGCCATCGTTCCGGCAGCGCTTCGGCGATGCGCTGGCGGCCGAGGCCGCGGCGCTGGAAGGCGATGCGCCGGTCGACCTGCGGGCCAACCTGCTCAAGACCGACCGCGGGCGCGCGGCGGCGCTGCTGGCCGGGGAGGGGATCGGCAGCACGCCCACGCCCTTCTCTCCCTGGGGGCTGCGCCTGCCGGCGCGCCGCCCGATCACGGGTGCCGCGGCGTATCGCGAAGGCCTGGTCGAGGTGCAGGACGAAGGCAGCCAGTTGATCGCGCTGCTGGCGGATGCGCGGCCTGGCATGCGCGTGGCCGACTACTGCGCGGGCGCGGCGGGCAAGACGCTGGCCATGGCCGCGACCATGGGCAATCGCGGGAAGATCACGGCCTGCGACACCTCGGCCGCGCGGCTCGAGGGGGCTGCGAAGCGGCTGAAGCGCGCGGGCGTGGACAATGCCGAGCGCCACCTGCTGGAACCCGGCGACCGCTGGGCGAAGCGCCGCGCGGGCAGCTTCGACCGCGTGCTGGTGGACGCGCCCTGCACCGGCACGGGCACCTGGCGGCGCAACCCGGATGCACGGCTGCGCACCCAGCCGGCCGACCTAGCCGAGTTGGTGGCGGTGCAGCATGATATTCTCGTCAGGGCTGCAGAATTGGTGCGCCCGGGCGGCCGGTTGATCTACGCTACCTGCTCCCTGCTGCCAGAGGAGAACGAGGCGCAGATGGACCGTTTCCTGGCGCAGGCCGCGGGCTTCGCGCCGGTTCCGCTCGATGGGCTGTGGGGTGCGCTGCTGCCGGGGGTGGCGGCGCCTTGCGCCGGGCCTTGGCTTTCCCTGTCACCGGGCGCGCAAGGGACGGATGGCTTTTTCTGCGCGGTGCTGGAGCGCGCGGCGTGA
- a CDS encoding GNAT family N-acetyltransferase — protein sequence MISIRRARPADAPAIGEIHAQVWRSSYAGILPETYLASLSAVRLAGFYQRAILDRREGHAVFVAVAGGAEAPTAGPVAGSAVVGFASGGRARRPGIADGEVETLYLLEDWRERGAGRRLMRAMGAHLRVMGCRSAMLWVLRENPTRWFYNHLGGREAAREGIRVGGQAVEQTAFVWDPIEALLAATTPAREG from the coding sequence GTGATCAGCATCCGCCGCGCGCGGCCTGCGGATGCGCCGGCGATCGGCGAGATCCATGCGCAGGTCTGGCGGTCGAGCTATGCCGGGATCCTGCCGGAGACCTATCTCGCGTCCCTGTCGGCGGTGCGGCTCGCGGGGTTCTACCAGCGCGCCATCCTGGACCGGCGCGAGGGGCATGCCGTGTTCGTGGCCGTGGCCGGCGGCGCGGAGGCGCCGACCGCCGGACCGGTTGCGGGGTCGGCGGTGGTGGGCTTCGCCTCGGGCGGGCGGGCGCGCCGGCCGGGCATCGCGGATGGCGAGGTCGAGACGCTGTACCTTCTCGAGGATTGGCGGGAACGCGGCGCGGGGCGACGGCTGATGCGCGCCATGGGGGCGCATCTGCGCGTCATGGGCTGCCGATCGGCCATGCTCTGGGTGCTGCGCGAGAACCCCACGCGCTGGTTCTACAACCACCTGGGCGGGCGCGAGGCGGCGCGCGAAGGCATCCGCGTGGGCGGCCAGGCGGTCGAGCAGACCGCCTTCGTGTGGGACCCGATCGAGGCGCTGCTGGCGGCGACGACGCCGGCGCGCGAGGGCTGA
- the guaA gene encoding glutamine-hydrolyzing GMP synthase translates to MADPSASPAPRHDHVLILDFGSQVTQLIARRLRESGVYCEVWPYSNAPEDRIRAFAPKGIILSGGPASVNEGASPRAPDFVFTLGVPVMGICYGQQTMAAQLGGVVEGSDHREFGRAFVDVTGECAITQGVWAPGAREQVWMSHGDRITALPPGFRSVASSEGAPFSVIADDARRFYGTMFHPEVVHTPHGAALLRNFTHGICGCTGDWTMAGFRAEAIARIRAQVGSGRVVCGLSGGVDSSVAAVLIHEAIGDQLTCIYVDHGLMRANESAQVVATFRDRFNIKLIHRDASDLFLGQLSGVTDPELKRKTIGRLFIEVFEEEQNKLGGADFLAQGTLYPDVIESVSATGGPSVTIKSHHNVGGLPEGMRMQLVEPLRDLFKDEVRALGRELGIPEEIVGRHPFPGPGLAIRIPGEVTREKADLLRKVDSIYLEEIRNAGLYDAIWQAFAVLLPVRTVGVMGDGRTYDMACALRAVTSTDGMTAEFYPFDMGFLGRVANRIVNEVRGVNRVTYDITSKPPGTIEWE, encoded by the coding sequence ATGGCCGACCCCTCCGCTTCCCCCGCCCCCCGCCACGACCACGTCCTGATCCTCGACTTCGGCAGCCAGGTGACGCAGCTGATCGCGCGGCGCCTGCGCGAATCGGGCGTCTATTGCGAGGTCTGGCCCTACAGCAACGCACCCGAGGACCGCATCCGCGCCTTCGCGCCGAAGGGCATCATCCTGTCGGGCGGGCCGGCTTCGGTGAACGAGGGAGCGAGCCCTCGCGCGCCGGACTTCGTCTTCACGCTCGGCGTGCCGGTGATGGGCATCTGCTACGGGCAGCAGACCATGGCGGCGCAGCTCGGCGGCGTGGTGGAAGGGTCCGACCACCGCGAATTCGGCCGCGCCTTCGTGGACGTGACCGGCGAATGCGCCATCACCCAGGGTGTGTGGGCGCCAGGCGCCCGCGAGCAGGTGTGGATGTCCCATGGCGACCGCATCACCGCCCTGCCGCCGGGCTTCCGGTCGGTGGCCAGCAGCGAGGGCGCGCCCTTCTCGGTCATCGCCGACGATGCGCGCCGCTTCTACGGCACGATGTTCCACCCCGAGGTGGTGCACACCCCGCATGGCGCGGCGCTGCTGCGCAACTTCACCCACGGCATCTGCGGCTGCACCGGCGACTGGACCATGGCCGGCTTCCGGGCCGAGGCGATCGCGCGCATCCGCGCGCAGGTCGGGTCCGGGCGCGTGGTCTGCGGGCTGTCGGGGGGTGTGGATTCCTCGGTCGCGGCGGTGCTGATCCACGAGGCGATCGGCGACCAGCTGACCTGCATCTACGTGGACCACGGGCTGATGCGCGCGAATGAATCGGCGCAGGTGGTGGCCACCTTCCGCGACCGCTTCAACATCAAGCTGATTCATCGCGACGCGAGCGACCTGTTCCTTGGCCAGTTGTCCGGCGTCACCGACCCCGAGCTGAAGCGCAAGACCATCGGGCGGCTGTTCATCGAGGTGTTCGAGGAGGAGCAGAACAAGCTCGGCGGCGCGGATTTCCTGGCGCAGGGCACGCTGTACCCGGACGTGATCGAGAGCGTGTCCGCCACCGGCGGGCCGTCGGTGACGATCAAGTCGCACCACAATGTCGGCGGCCTTCCCGAGGGCATGCGCATGCAGCTGGTGGAGCCGCTGCGCGACCTGTTCAAGGACGAGGTGCGCGCACTCGGCCGCGAGCTCGGCATCCCGGAGGAGATCGTGGGCCGCCACCCCTTCCCGGGGCCGGGCCTGGCCATCCGCATCCCGGGCGAGGTGACGCGGGAGAAGGCGGACCTGCTGCGGAAGGTGGACAGCATCTACCTGGAAGAAATCCGCAACGCCGGGCTGTACGACGCGATCTGGCAGGCCTTCGCGGTGCTGCTGCCGGTGCGCACGGTGGGCGTGATGGGCGATGGGCGCACGTATGACATGGCGTGCGCGCTGCGCGCGGTGACCAGCACGGACGGCATGACGGCGGAATTCTACCCCTTCGACATGGGGTTCCTGGGGCGGGTGGCGAACCGCATCGTCAACGAGGTACGCGGCGTGAACCGCGTGACCTACGACATCACGAGCAAGCCGCCGGGGACGATCGAGTGGGAATGA
- a CDS encoding tyrosine-type recombinase/integrase — MLTDIAIKRLKPKDKSYKVADRDGMYVAVLPSGAISFRYDYRLNGRRETLTLGAYGLGGLTLAEARERCLIARKIVAGGQSPAQEKQRAKRRAAEALTIAAAGKRWFEGARMAESTRAMRKAIFDRDILPTWKNRFLSEITPDDLRGLCAKVKERGAPATAIHVRDIIKQIYGHAILHGEKIANPADEVGPASIATFLPKDRALSPSEIRILCDQIEHVATLPTIRLGLRLILLTMVRKSELLDATWDEVDFENAVWTIPKERMKRSRAHNVYLARQALDIMVALKTCAGNSPYVLPSRYEADQPMSRATFNRVIYAVVGRAKTSGLPLGAFTVHDLRRTGATLLNELGFNSDWIEKSLAHEDNRSSRGVYNKAEYEPQRRHMLQEWADMIDAWCSGQKRVPTLYPPTMQLGPTDVMPSLAASAAS; from the coding sequence ATGCTAACCGATATCGCCATCAAGCGGCTGAAACCAAAAGATAAATCGTACAAGGTTGCTGACCGTGACGGTATGTATGTCGCGGTCCTGCCGTCAGGAGCGATCTCGTTCCGCTACGACTATCGGCTGAACGGGCGCCGCGAAACGCTGACCCTCGGCGCCTACGGACTTGGCGGACTGACGCTCGCCGAAGCCCGCGAGCGCTGCCTCATTGCTCGGAAGATCGTTGCGGGTGGACAGTCGCCCGCGCAGGAGAAGCAGCGCGCGAAGCGCCGCGCTGCAGAAGCACTCACCATCGCGGCCGCCGGAAAGCGCTGGTTCGAGGGCGCGCGAATGGCCGAGAGTACGAGGGCCATGCGCAAGGCAATCTTCGACCGAGACATCCTACCAACGTGGAAGAACAGGTTCCTTTCGGAGATCACGCCTGACGACCTGCGCGGGCTCTGCGCCAAAGTGAAGGAGCGAGGCGCGCCCGCAACCGCGATCCATGTTCGCGACATCATCAAGCAGATCTACGGCCACGCGATCCTGCATGGCGAGAAGATCGCGAACCCGGCTGACGAAGTGGGGCCGGCATCAATCGCGACCTTCTTGCCGAAGGATCGCGCGCTTTCGCCGTCGGAGATCCGCATTCTGTGCGACCAGATCGAACACGTCGCAACCTTGCCGACCATACGGCTCGGGCTCCGCCTCATTCTCCTGACCATGGTGCGCAAAAGCGAGCTGCTCGATGCGACCTGGGACGAGGTAGATTTTGAGAACGCTGTCTGGACTATTCCGAAGGAGCGCATGAAGCGCTCGCGCGCACACAACGTCTATCTCGCGCGACAGGCACTCGACATCATGGTCGCGCTGAAAACCTGCGCTGGCAATTCACCGTATGTGTTGCCCTCTCGCTATGAGGCCGACCAGCCGATGTCCCGTGCGACCTTCAATCGCGTCATCTACGCGGTTGTCGGGCGTGCGAAGACCAGCGGGCTGCCGTTGGGCGCCTTCACGGTGCACGACCTGCGGCGCACTGGCGCGACGTTGCTGAACGAGCTCGGCTTCAACAGCGACTGGATCGAGAAAAGCCTTGCCCATGAGGACAATCGATCGTCGCGCGGTGTCTACAACAAGGCGGAGTATGAGCCGCAGCGTCGACACATGCTCCAGGAGTGGGCGGACATGATCGACGCATGGTGCAGCGGCCAGAAGCGGGTGCCCACGCTCTATCCGCCTACGATGCAGCTTGGGCCCACTGACGTCATGCCTTCACTGGCCGCGTCCGCCGCATCCTGA
- a CDS encoding helix-turn-helix transcriptional regulator has product MTGRPRASLSAPKPVTATAAKLSPSSARSDVCVASGSPSDLHAATRRGTTAFNLGFSLLDRCRCMAIAVVTEWHMSESQRSVPALRRTLRRHELRDLVPLSDTTIYEMEQRGEFPRRFHLTPRCVAWDYAEIAAWLAERRHGADHGASMRAPIPDVRMRRTRPVKA; this is encoded by the coding sequence ATGACGGGACGGCCGCGAGCCTCTCTCTCGGCCCCGAAACCCGTCACGGCGACAGCCGCCAAACTTTCACCCTCTTCGGCGCGGTCAGACGTTTGCGTTGCCAGCGGATCACCATCCGATTTGCACGCAGCGACGCGACGCGGCACTACGGCGTTCAATCTCGGCTTTTCTCTGCTCGATAGATGCCGCTGCATGGCAATAGCGGTCGTCACGGAGTGGCACATGTCCGAAAGTCAGCGCAGCGTCCCCGCCCTTCGCCGCACTCTTCGACGGCACGAGCTTCGGGATCTCGTCCCGCTATCGGACACGACGATCTACGAGATGGAGCAGCGGGGCGAATTTCCACGACGGTTCCATCTGACGCCGCGTTGCGTAGCTTGGGACTATGCAGAAATCGCAGCATGGCTCGCGGAGCGGCGGCACGGCGCTGACCATGGTGCGTCAATGCGCGCGCCAATACCCGATGTCAGGATGCGGCGGACGCGGCCAGTGAAGGCATGA